A window of Thermodesulfobacteriota bacterium genomic DNA:
GAGGTCGTCCAGGAGGCTCTCCAGGTCCCGCACCCGGGGCTTGCCGACCCAGGCCTGGACCGCCCCCGTGACCATGCCGGCGCCCACGGTGGGGTTGAGGCTCGTGAGCGGCGCCGCCACGAAGGCCGCCGCGATGGAGGCCGGGTGCCCCAGGGCCAGGAAGGCGCCCAGGGCGGCGAAACCGCCGTTGGCGAGCACCCAGGCCCAGGCGGCCTCTCGCACCTTGGAAGCATCTCCGAAGAAGAAGCCGACGGCGAAGAGGGCAAGGACGACGCCCGGAATCGCCCACGGGACTGCTCGGGAAGCGACGGACTTGGGGGGGATCGCGTCCAGGAGAGCCAGATCCGCCTCGGCGACCCCTGTACCAAGCTCCCGGACGATGCCCGGCAGGTGACCCGCCCCCACCACCGCCACCACGGTCCCCCCCGGCGCCCGCCGGATCTTCGCCGCCATGTACCGGTCCCGCTCGTCGATCAGGATCTCCTTGGCCTCCGGCAGGGCCTCTCCGAGATCCTTGAGCAGGGTCGCCAGCGCGTCGCCCTCCCGCAGTTTGGCCAGCTCCTCCTCGCCCAGCTCCGGGCTCTCGAAAGCACTCCCGAGCAGGGCCGAGAAGAGTCGGATCTTCTTCCAGAAGCCGGTGCGCCTCCACACCCGCAGCAGGGTCGTGCGGATGGGCCGGTCGACGAGCTCCACGGCCGCCCCCCGCTCCTCGGCCGCCACCACCGCCTCCAGGAGCTCGGCCCCGGGCTTCACCCCGGTGTGGAGCCCCAGGCGCCGCTGGAACGACGAGAGGGCCAGGTTGGCCAGCAGGAAGGCCCCCCGGCCCTGGCGCACCGCCGCCGCCAGGTTGAGATCCC
This region includes:
- a CDS encoding TraB/GumN family protein; its protein translation is MSAPLPPETPAATRVDLPGKTVYLVGTAHVSQRSVEEVRRAVEELVPACVCVELDAQRLEALRDPNRWRDLNLAAAVRQGRGAFLLANLALSSFQRRLGLHTGVKPGAELLEAVVAAEERGAAVELVDRPIRTTLLRVWRRTGFWKKIRLFSALLGSAFESPELGEEELAKLREGDALATLLKDLGEALPEAKEILIDERDRYMAAKIRRAPGGTVVAVVGAGHLPGIVRELGTGVAEADLALLDAIPPKSVASRAVPWAIPGVVLALFAVGFFFGDASKVREAAWAWVLANGGFAALGAFLALGHPASIAAAFVAAPLTSLNPTVGAGMVTGAVQAWVGKPRVRDLESLLDDLSHWKGWWANRVSRVLLVFFFSNLGSSVGTFVAFGWLKDLI